Proteins encoded in a region of the Burkholderia ubonensis subsp. mesacidophila genome:
- a CDS encoding peptidylprolyl isomerase — MNALMETVLPPLSVNGIAIGDDAIEAERAHHGDAPDPLDAARRALVVRELLRQRAVALALVADGAPLDDAALDALLERELTHLPQPDRADCERYYAQHPARFRRNDIVYASHILFAVTDRVPLAPLRGRAEAALAGVLAAPETFEAVARASSNCPSATLGGSLGQLLRGDSVPEFEAALFETDALGVLPRLVNTRYGFHIVRIERRVAGDAVPFDEVDTRIAAFLAERVRRNAMRQYVAILAGGARVEGIALDGANGPLVQ; from the coding sequence ATGAACGCCTTGATGGAAACCGTGCTGCCGCCGCTGAGCGTCAATGGCATCGCGATCGGCGACGACGCGATCGAAGCCGAGCGCGCGCATCACGGCGACGCGCCGGACCCGCTCGACGCCGCGCGGCGCGCACTCGTCGTACGCGAGCTGCTGCGCCAGCGCGCGGTCGCGCTCGCGCTGGTCGCCGACGGCGCGCCGCTCGACGATGCCGCGCTCGACGCGCTGCTCGAACGCGAGCTGACGCACCTGCCCCAGCCCGATCGTGCGGACTGCGAACGCTATTACGCGCAGCACCCGGCGCGGTTCCGGCGCAACGACATCGTCTATGCGAGCCACATCCTGTTCGCGGTGACGGACCGCGTGCCGCTCGCGCCGCTGCGCGGCCGTGCGGAAGCGGCGCTGGCGGGCGTGCTCGCGGCGCCGGAGACATTCGAGGCGGTCGCGCGCGCATCGTCGAACTGCCCGTCGGCGACGCTCGGCGGCAGCCTCGGGCAACTGCTGCGCGGCGACTCGGTGCCCGAATTCGAAGCGGCGCTGTTCGAAACGGACGCGCTCGGCGTGCTGCCGCGCCTCGTCAACACGCGCTACGGCTTTCACATCGTGCGCATCGAGCGCCGCGTGGCCGGCGACGCCGTGCCGTTCGACGAAGTCGACACGCGCATCGCCGCGTTCCTCGCGGAACGCGTGCGGCGCAACGCGATGCGGCAGTACGTGGCGATTCTCGCGGGCGGCGCGCGCGTCGAAGGCATCGCGCTCGACGGTGCGAACGGGCCGCTCGTTCAATGA
- a CDS encoding nitrate reductase subunit alpha — MSHFLDRLRYFTTTRPQYSDGHGVVTDEDRKWEDGYRKRWQHDKIVRSTHGVNCTGSCSWKVYVKGGIVTWETQQTDYPRTRADMPNHEPRGCSRGASYSWYLYSANRLKYPLVRSALVKLWRERRKTLGPVDAWRAIVEDDDARRSYQSRRGLGGFVRASWDEVNEIVAAANVYTVKRHGPDRVVGFSPIPAMSMVSYAAGSRYLSLIGGVCLSFYDWYCDLPPASPQTWGEQTDVPESADWYNSTFIMMWGSNVPQTRTPDAHFLVEARYRGTKVVSVFPDYSEGAKFGDLWLHPKQGTDAALALAMGHVILKEFHLAGKSDYFVDYCKRYTDMPCLVRLVPHGDGYVPERLVRASDFDDALGEAALPEWKSVMIDDATGEFVVPVGSVGFRWGQQNEADKGKWNLRAETSKGAALAPRLSCTAAHDEVVDVLFPYFGNQPHAHFNHTPHQSELSRRIGVRRVATRDGEMLVATVYDLFVANYGLDQGLGGRDVATSYDDDLPYTPAWQEAITGVKRADVISVARQFAENAHKTQGKSMVIIGAGINHWFHMDMSYRAIINMLIMCGCVGKPGGGWSHYVGQEKLRPQTGWTALAFALDWNRPPRQMNATSFFYAHTDQWRYDTMDPSALLSPLADKTQFHGSPIDYNVRAERMGWLPSAPQLGTNPLQVGAQLADPARAGADVAQQLKAGTLKMACEDPDAPESFPRNLFVWRSNLLGSSGKGHEYFLKHLLGTTHGVQGEDLGATGGARPEEVTWRDDAPRGKLDLLVTLDFRMSTTCMYSDVVLPTATWYEKDDMNTSDMHPFIHPLSAAVDPAWQSKSDWEIFKGIAKRFSELCDGQLGVERDVVLAPIAHDTPAELAQPFDVRDWKRGECEPVPGRTMPAVTVVERDYPNTYRRFTSLGPLMDKLGNGGKGIGWDTKDEVKLLGELNYRVSEDGATQGRPRIDTALDAAEVILSLAPETNGEVAVKAWRALSGITGIDHTHLAAARADEKIRFRDIQAQPRKIISSPTWSGIESEHVSYNAGYVNVHELVPWRTLSGRQQLYQDHPWMRAFGESLCVYKPPIDTGSYAHMLGKRSNGNPERVLNFLTPHQKWGIHSTYTDNLLMLTLSRGGPIVWMSEDDAKAIGIADNDWIECFNSNGALCARAVVSQRIPAGMVMMYHAQEKIVNTPGSEITGTRGGIHNSVTRVALKPTHMIGGYAQLSYGFNYYGTVGSNRDEFLIVRKMNRIDWLDGEADGAATPSVRAGETS, encoded by the coding sequence ATGAGCCATTTCCTTGACCGGCTGCGCTACTTCACGACCACAAGACCTCAGTACTCCGATGGACACGGCGTCGTCACCGACGAGGACCGGAAATGGGAGGACGGCTATCGAAAACGCTGGCAGCACGACAAGATCGTCCGGTCGACCCATGGCGTGAACTGCACGGGCTCGTGCTCGTGGAAGGTCTACGTGAAGGGCGGCATCGTCACGTGGGAGACCCAGCAGACCGACTATCCGCGCACGCGCGCCGACATGCCGAACCATGAGCCGCGCGGCTGCTCGCGCGGCGCGTCGTACTCGTGGTACCTGTACAGCGCGAACCGTCTCAAGTATCCGCTCGTGCGCAGCGCGCTCGTGAAGCTGTGGCGCGAGCGCCGCAAGACGCTCGGCCCCGTCGACGCATGGCGCGCGATCGTCGAGGACGACGACGCGCGGCGTTCGTACCAGAGCCGGCGCGGGCTCGGCGGGTTCGTGCGCGCGAGCTGGGACGAAGTGAACGAGATCGTCGCCGCCGCAAACGTTTACACGGTGAAGCGGCACGGCCCCGACCGCGTGGTCGGCTTCTCGCCGATTCCGGCGATGTCGATGGTGTCGTACGCGGCCGGCTCGCGCTACCTGTCGCTGATCGGCGGTGTGTGCCTCAGCTTCTACGACTGGTATTGCGACCTGCCGCCGGCGTCGCCGCAGACCTGGGGCGAGCAGACCGACGTGCCCGAATCGGCCGACTGGTACAACTCGACATTCATCATGATGTGGGGCTCCAACGTCCCGCAGACGCGTACCCCGGACGCGCACTTCCTCGTCGAGGCGCGCTATCGCGGCACGAAGGTCGTGTCGGTGTTCCCCGATTACTCGGAAGGCGCGAAGTTCGGCGATTTGTGGCTGCATCCGAAGCAGGGCACCGACGCGGCGCTCGCGCTCGCGATGGGGCACGTGATTCTCAAGGAGTTTCATTTAGCCGGGAAAAGCGACTACTTCGTCGATTACTGCAAGCGCTACACGGACATGCCGTGCCTCGTGCGGCTCGTGCCGCACGGCGACGGCTACGTGCCCGAGCGGCTCGTGCGCGCATCCGACTTCGACGATGCGCTCGGCGAGGCCGCGCTGCCGGAATGGAAGAGCGTGATGATCGACGACGCGACCGGCGAATTCGTCGTGCCGGTCGGCTCGGTCGGGTTCCGCTGGGGGCAGCAAAACGAAGCCGACAAGGGCAAGTGGAACCTGCGCGCCGAGACGTCGAAGGGCGCGGCGCTCGCGCCGCGGCTGTCGTGCACGGCCGCGCACGACGAAGTCGTCGACGTGCTGTTCCCGTATTTCGGCAACCAGCCGCACGCGCACTTCAACCACACGCCGCACCAGTCGGAACTGTCGCGCCGGATCGGCGTGCGCCGCGTCGCGACGCGCGACGGCGAGATGCTGGTCGCGACCGTCTACGACCTGTTCGTCGCGAACTACGGGCTCGACCAGGGCCTGGGCGGGCGCGACGTCGCGACGAGCTACGACGACGACCTGCCGTACACGCCCGCGTGGCAGGAAGCGATCACCGGCGTGAAGCGCGCCGACGTGATCTCGGTCGCGCGGCAGTTCGCGGAGAACGCGCACAAGACGCAGGGCAAGTCGATGGTGATCATCGGCGCGGGGATCAACCACTGGTTCCACATGGACATGTCGTACCGCGCGATCATCAACATGCTGATCATGTGCGGCTGCGTCGGTAAGCCGGGCGGCGGCTGGTCGCACTACGTCGGGCAGGAGAAGCTGCGCCCGCAGACGGGCTGGACGGCGCTCGCGTTCGCGCTCGACTGGAACCGCCCGCCGCGCCAGATGAACGCGACGTCGTTCTTCTACGCGCACACGGACCAGTGGCGCTACGACACGATGGACCCGTCCGCGCTGCTGTCGCCGCTCGCGGACAAGACGCAGTTCCACGGTTCGCCGATCGACTACAACGTGCGCGCGGAGCGGATGGGCTGGCTGCCGTCCGCGCCGCAGCTCGGCACGAACCCGCTGCAGGTCGGCGCGCAGCTCGCCGACCCGGCGCGCGCGGGCGCAGATGTCGCGCAGCAGCTGAAGGCGGGCACGCTGAAGATGGCGTGCGAGGACCCCGACGCACCCGAGAGCTTCCCGCGCAACCTGTTCGTGTGGCGCTCGAACCTGCTCGGCTCGTCCGGCAAGGGGCATGAATATTTCCTGAAGCACCTGCTCGGCACGACGCACGGCGTGCAGGGCGAGGATCTCGGCGCGACGGGCGGGGCGCGTCCGGAAGAAGTCACGTGGCGCGACGACGCGCCGCGCGGCAAGCTCGACCTGCTCGTCACGCTCGACTTCCGGATGTCGACGACCTGCATGTACTCGGACGTCGTGCTGCCGACCGCGACGTGGTACGAGAAGGACGACATGAACACGTCCGATATGCATCCGTTCATCCATCCGCTATCGGCGGCGGTCGATCCGGCATGGCAGTCGAAGAGCGACTGGGAGATCTTCAAGGGGATCGCGAAGCGCTTCTCGGAACTGTGCGACGGGCAGCTCGGCGTCGAGCGCGACGTCGTGCTCGCGCCGATCGCGCACGACACGCCGGCCGAGCTCGCGCAGCCGTTCGACGTGCGCGACTGGAAGCGCGGCGAGTGCGAGCCGGTGCCGGGCCGCACGATGCCGGCGGTGACGGTGGTCGAGCGCGACTATCCGAACACCTACCGGCGCTTCACGTCGCTGGGGCCGTTGATGGACAAGCTCGGCAACGGCGGCAAGGGGATCGGCTGGGATACGAAGGACGAGGTGAAGTTGCTCGGCGAGCTGAACTATCGCGTGAGCGAAGATGGGGCGACGCAGGGCCGCCCGCGCATCGACACGGCGCTCGACGCGGCCGAGGTGATCCTGTCGCTCGCGCCGGAGACCAACGGCGAAGTCGCGGTGAAGGCGTGGCGCGCGCTGTCGGGCATCACGGGCATCGACCACACGCACCTGGCCGCCGCGCGCGCGGACGAGAAGATCCGCTTCCGCGACATCCAGGCGCAGCCGCGCAAGATCATCTCGTCGCCGACCTGGAGCGGGATCGAATCGGAGCACGTGTCGTACAACGCGGGCTACGTGAACGTGCATGAGCTGGTGCCGTGGCGCACGCTGTCGGGCCGCCAGCAGCTCTACCAGGACCACCCGTGGATGCGCGCGTTCGGCGAATCGCTGTGCGTGTACAAGCCGCCGATCGATACGGGCAGCTACGCGCACATGCTCGGCAAGCGCTCGAACGGCAACCCGGAGCGCGTGCTCAACTTCCTCACGCCGCACCAGAAGTGGGGGATACACAGCACGTACACGGACAACCTGCTGATGCTGACGCTGTCGCGCGGCGGGCCGATCGTGTGGATGTCGGAGGATGACGCGAAGGCGATCGGCATCGCCGATAACGACTGGATCGAATGCTTTAACTCGAACGGCGCGCTGTGCGCACGGGCGGTCGTGAGCCAGCGGATTCCGGCCGGGATGGTGATGATGTATCACGCGCAGGAGAAGATCGTGAACACGCCGGGCTCGGAGATCACCGGCACGCGCGGCGGCATTCACAACTCGGTGACGCGCGTCGCGCTCAAGCCGACGCACATGATCGGCGGCTACGCGCAGCTGTCGTACGGCTTCAATTACTACGGGACGGTCGGCTCGAATCGCGACGAGTTCCTGATCGTGCGGAAGATGAACAGGATCGACTGGCTCGACGGCGAAGCCGACGGAGCCGCAACACCGAGCGTTCGCGCGGGAGAAACGTCATGA
- a CDS encoding MFS transporter yields the protein MATHSDTGALANTQAVPLRAWSVLAASTLAFMVCFVVWMMFGVLGVQLRTDLGLNGTEFGLLTSTPVLTGALMRLPLGTWTDRFGGRIVMTVLLVVCAVPVYIVSYATQLWQFLVIGLFLGCVGASFAVGTPYVARFFPPQRRGLAMGVFGAGTSGAAVNLFVTPLLLSAYGWRFVPRVYAVALLVTAVIFWFASAPDPGAGKRGGSWLDAFKVLRDPRVWRLCQYYSITFGGFTALSLWIPQYLKAEYGMTLVAASAFAAGFSLPGSVLRALGGALSDRFGAHAVTWWGLWVAWICLFVLSYPATDFVIHTIDGTAALHLAMPLAGFVAIAFVLGAVFALGMASTFKYVADDFPDNMGVVTGIVGLAGGLGGFLLPILFGMLLDLLRVRTTCFMFLYGIVWVSLILIYLSEVRRKPIIA from the coding sequence ATGGCAACTCACAGTGATACCGGCGCGCTTGCGAACACGCAGGCGGTGCCGTTGCGCGCATGGTCGGTGCTCGCCGCGAGCACGCTCGCGTTCATGGTGTGCTTCGTCGTGTGGATGATGTTCGGCGTGCTCGGCGTGCAGCTGCGCACCGATCTCGGCCTGAACGGCACGGAGTTCGGGCTGCTGACGTCGACGCCGGTGCTCACCGGCGCGCTGATGCGCCTGCCGCTCGGCACCTGGACCGACCGCTTCGGCGGGCGCATCGTGATGACGGTGCTGCTCGTCGTCTGCGCGGTGCCGGTCTACATCGTCAGCTATGCGACGCAGCTCTGGCAGTTCCTCGTAATCGGCCTGTTCCTCGGCTGCGTCGGCGCGTCGTTCGCGGTCGGCACGCCGTACGTCGCGCGCTTCTTCCCGCCGCAGCGGCGCGGCCTCGCGATGGGCGTGTTCGGCGCGGGCACGTCTGGAGCTGCGGTCAACCTGTTCGTCACGCCGCTGCTGCTCTCCGCATACGGCTGGCGCTTCGTGCCGCGCGTCTATGCGGTCGCGCTGCTCGTCACGGCCGTGATCTTCTGGTTCGCGTCGGCGCCGGATCCGGGCGCGGGCAAGCGGGGCGGCTCGTGGCTCGATGCGTTCAAGGTGCTGCGCGACCCGCGCGTGTGGCGGCTGTGCCAGTACTACTCGATCACGTTCGGCGGCTTCACCGCGCTGTCGCTGTGGATTCCTCAGTACCTGAAGGCCGAATACGGGATGACGCTCGTCGCGGCGTCGGCGTTCGCCGCCGGCTTCTCGCTGCCGGGCTCGGTGCTGCGCGCGCTCGGCGGCGCGCTGTCCGACCGCTTCGGCGCGCACGCGGTCACGTGGTGGGGTTTGTGGGTCGCGTGGATCTGCCTGTTCGTGCTGTCGTATCCGGCGACCGACTTCGTGATCCACACGATCGACGGCACCGCCGCGCTGCATCTCGCGATGCCGCTCGCGGGCTTTGTCGCGATCGCGTTCGTGCTCGGCGCGGTGTTCGCGCTCGGGATGGCGTCGACCTTCAAGTACGTCGCCGACGATTTCCCGGACAACATGGGCGTCGTGACCGGCATCGTCGGGCTCGCGGGCGGCCTCGGCGGGTTCCTGCTGCCGATCCTGTTCGGCATGCTGCTCGACCTGCTGCGCGTGCGGACCACCTGCTTCATGTTCCTGTACGGGATCGTCTGGGTGTCGCTGATCCTGATCTACCTGTCGGAAGTGCGCCGCAAGCCGATCATCGCGTGA
- a CDS encoding MFS transporter, with product MSNPSATSSRMTAPELRATTSLAAIFALRMLGLFMIMPVFSVYAKTIPGGDNVLLVGIALGAYGVTQSLLYIFYGWASDKFGRKPVIATGLLVFAIGSFVAAFAHDITWIIVGRVIQGMGAVSSAVLAFIADLTSEQNRTKAMAMVGGSIGVSFAVAIVGAPIVFHWVGMNGLFALVGVLSILAIGVVLWVVPNAAKPVHVPAPFAEVLHNGELLRLNFGVLVLHATQTALFLVVPRLLVDGGLPVASHWKVYLPVMGLAFVMMVPAIIVAEKRGKMKPVLLGGILAILIGQLLLGSTPHTILIVAAVLFVYFLGFNILEASQPSLVSKLAPGSRKGAATGVYNTTQSIGLALGGVVGGWLLKHGGANTVFYACSGLVAAWLIIAASMKAPPRKA from the coding sequence ATGTCCAATCCGTCCGCCACGTCTTCCCGCATGACTGCGCCCGAATTGCGCGCGACCACGTCGCTCGCCGCCATCTTCGCGCTGCGCATGCTCGGCCTGTTCATGATCATGCCGGTGTTCTCGGTCTACGCGAAAACCATTCCGGGCGGCGACAACGTGCTGCTCGTCGGCATCGCGCTCGGGGCCTACGGCGTCACGCAGTCGCTGCTCTACATCTTCTACGGCTGGGCGTCCGACAAGTTCGGCCGCAAGCCGGTGATCGCGACCGGCCTGCTGGTCTTCGCGATCGGCAGCTTCGTCGCCGCGTTCGCGCACGACATCACGTGGATCATCGTCGGCCGCGTGATCCAGGGGATGGGCGCGGTGTCGTCCGCGGTGCTCGCGTTCATCGCGGACCTGACGTCCGAGCAGAACCGCACGAAGGCGATGGCGATGGTCGGCGGCTCGATCGGCGTGTCGTTCGCGGTCGCGATCGTCGGCGCGCCGATCGTGTTCCACTGGGTCGGGATGAACGGGCTGTTCGCGCTCGTCGGCGTGCTGTCGATCCTCGCGATCGGCGTCGTGCTGTGGGTCGTGCCGAATGCGGCGAAGCCCGTGCACGTGCCCGCGCCGTTCGCCGAGGTGCTGCACAACGGCGAGCTGCTGCGCCTCAATTTCGGCGTGCTCGTGCTGCATGCAACGCAGACCGCGCTGTTCCTCGTCGTGCCGCGCCTGCTCGTCGACGGCGGGCTGCCGGTCGCGTCGCACTGGAAGGTCTACCTGCCGGTGATGGGGCTCGCGTTCGTGATGATGGTGCCGGCGATCATCGTCGCGGAAAAACGGGGCAAGATGAAACCCGTGCTGCTCGGCGGCATCCTCGCTATCCTGATCGGCCAATTGCTGCTGGGCAGCACGCCGCATACCATCCTGATTGTGGCTGCGGTGCTGTTCGTCTATTTCCTCGGATTCAACATCCTGGAAGCGTCGCAGCCGTCGCTGGTCTCGAAGCTCGCGCCGGGCTCGCGCAAGGGCGCGGCCACCGGCGTGTACAACACGACGCAATCGATCGGGCTCGCGCTCGGCGGCGTCGTGGGCGGGTGGCTGCTCAAGCATGGCGGCGCGAACACGGTGTTCTACGCGTGCTCGGGCCTCGTGGCCGCGTGGCTTATAATCGCGGCCAGCATGAAAGCGCCGCCGCGCAAGGCCTGA
- the narI gene encoding respiratory nitrate reductase subunit gamma, translating into MNDYLHQFLFGLYPYICLAVLLVGSLIRFDREQYTWKSDSSQLLRHGALRLGSNLFHWGVLVVVLGHFGGFLAPHWLVSPFLSASGHQLVAMIAGGAAGVAGIIGLTILIARRLGDPRIRHNSRKSDILIVLMLWVQLALGLGTVVLSTRHMDGAMFEQLTDYVKGVVTFRPDIASLLVGVPLTYRLHILLGFTIFLVSPFTRMVHIWSGIASIAYLIRPYQLVRKR; encoded by the coding sequence ATGAACGACTACCTGCATCAATTCCTGTTCGGACTCTATCCGTACATCTGTCTCGCCGTGCTGCTGGTCGGCAGCCTGATCCGCTTCGACCGCGAGCAGTACACATGGAAGAGCGATTCGTCGCAGCTGCTGCGGCACGGCGCGCTGCGGCTCGGCAGCAACCTGTTCCACTGGGGCGTGCTTGTCGTCGTGCTCGGGCACTTCGGCGGCTTTCTCGCGCCGCACTGGCTCGTGTCGCCGTTCCTGTCGGCGTCGGGGCACCAGCTCGTCGCGATGATCGCGGGCGGCGCGGCCGGCGTCGCGGGGATCATCGGCCTGACGATCCTGATCGCGCGGCGGCTCGGCGACCCGCGCATCCGGCACAACAGCCGCAAGTCGGACATCCTGATCGTGCTGATGCTGTGGGTGCAGCTCGCACTCGGGCTCGGCACCGTCGTGCTGTCGACGCGCCACATGGACGGCGCGATGTTCGAGCAGCTCACCGACTACGTGAAGGGCGTCGTCACGTTCCGGCCGGACATTGCGAGCCTGCTGGTCGGCGTGCCGCTGACCTACCGGCTGCACATCCTGCTCGGCTTCACGATCTTCCTCGTGTCGCCGTTCACGCGGATGGTCCACATCTGGAGCGGGATCGCGTCGATCGCGTACCTGATCCGGCCGTATCAGCTCGTGCGCAAGCGCTGA
- a CDS encoding single-stranded DNA-binding protein: protein MASVNKVILVGNLGADPEVRYLPSGDAVANIRLATTDRYKDKASGEFKEMTEWHRVAFFGRLAEIVNEYLKKGSSVYIEGRIRTRKWQGQDGQDRYSTEIVADQMQMLGGRGGSGGGGGGDEGGYGGGYGGGGGRGEQMERGGGGGGRAGGAARGGSGGGAPSRPSAPAGGGFDEMDDDIPF from the coding sequence ATGGCATCCGTCAACAAGGTCATCCTCGTCGGCAATCTCGGCGCCGATCCTGAAGTCCGTTACCTGCCGAGCGGCGACGCGGTTGCGAACATCCGTCTCGCGACGACCGACCGTTACAAGGACAAGGCGAGCGGCGAGTTCAAGGAAATGACCGAGTGGCATCGCGTCGCGTTCTTCGGCCGCCTCGCGGAAATCGTCAACGAATACCTGAAGAAGGGTTCGTCGGTGTATATCGAAGGCCGCATCCGCACCCGCAAGTGGCAAGGCCAGGACGGCCAGGACCGTTACTCGACAGAAATCGTCGCTGACCAGATGCAGATGCTCGGCGGCCGCGGCGGTTCGGGCGGCGGCGGTGGTGGTGACGAAGGCGGTTACGGTGGTGGCTATGGCGGCGGTGGCGGCCGTGGCGAGCAGATGGAGCGTGGCGGTGGCGGCGGTGGTCGTGCCGGCGGCGCGGCCCGCGGCGGTAGCGGTGGCGGCGCACCGAGCCGTCCGAGCGCGCCGGCCGGCGGCGGGTTCGACGAGATGGATGACGATATTCCGTTCTGA
- the narJ gene encoding nitrate reductase molybdenum cofactor assembly chaperone → MSAATDPTYAALSALLDYPDDALLDALDSIEAHLRDRAQLPKPARAGLERFFAYLRERDLLTLQENYVALFDRGRATSLHLFEHVHGESRDRGQAMVDLLQMYERQGLYLQPGELPDHLPVLLEYLSRLPAPDARGLLGETGEILRALAAQLAKRGSHYGFVVGALLPLAGIAPVDAPDEPCDDAAAERPGAADYRALDAAYADEAVRFVGATTPAPAEEPVRFYDQRPARRA, encoded by the coding sequence ATGAGCGCGGCAACCGATCCGACCTATGCGGCGCTGTCCGCGCTGCTCGACTATCCCGACGACGCGCTGCTCGATGCGCTGGATTCGATCGAGGCGCATCTGCGCGACCGCGCGCAGTTGCCGAAGCCGGCGCGCGCCGGGCTCGAACGGTTCTTCGCGTACCTGCGCGAGCGCGACCTGCTGACGCTGCAGGAAAACTACGTCGCGCTGTTCGATCGCGGCCGCGCGACGTCGCTGCATCTGTTCGAGCACGTGCACGGCGAATCGCGCGACCGCGGCCAGGCGATGGTCGACCTGCTGCAGATGTACGAGCGGCAAGGCCTGTACCTGCAGCCCGGCGAGCTGCCCGATCACCTGCCGGTGCTGCTCGAGTACCTGTCGCGGCTGCCCGCGCCGGACGCGCGCGGCCTGCTCGGCGAGACGGGCGAGATCCTGCGCGCGCTCGCCGCGCAGCTCGCGAAGCGCGGCAGCCACTACGGGTTCGTCGTCGGCGCGCTGCTGCCGCTCGCCGGCATTGCACCGGTCGATGCGCCGGACGAGCCGTGCGATGACGCGGCGGCCGAACGGCCCGGCGCCGCCGATTACCGCGCGCTCGACGCCGCGTATGCGGACGAGGCGGTGCGCTTCGTCGGCGCTACAACACCTGCGCCCGCCGAGGAGCCGGTGCGCTTCTACGACCAACGGCCCGCCCGCCGCGCGTAA
- the bamE gene encoding outer membrane protein assembly factor BamE domain-containing protein — protein sequence MKKIVASVLVAAAAGLALGGCATGSTSITDEQKISSIRVGKSTTQDVERTLGKPGEVQLEENGSQVWTYQTVKTNAIAFVPIANMLGKSFQEDNLTVRFNKKGVVTALGRGQHKM from the coding sequence ATGAAAAAAATTGTTGCAAGCGTGCTTGTCGCCGCCGCGGCCGGCCTGGCATTGGGCGGATGCGCCACCGGCAGCACGTCGATTACCGACGAACAGAAAATCTCGTCCATTCGAGTAGGCAAGTCGACGACACAGGACGTCGAAAGGACACTCGGCAAGCCGGGCGAGGTCCAGCTTGAAGAAAATGGCTCACAGGTCTGGACGTACCAGACGGTCAAGACCAATGCCATCGCCTTCGTCCCGATCGCGAATATGCTCGGCAAGTCGTTTCAGGAAGACAACCTCACCGTGCGCTTCAACAAGAAGGGGGTCGTCACCGCCTTGGGCCGCGGGCAGCACAAGATGTAA
- the narH gene encoding nitrate reductase subunit beta translates to MKVRAQIAMVLNLDKCIGCHTCSVTCKNVWTSRDGMEYAWFNNVETKPGIGYPKDWENQARWRGGWKRRADGKIEPRLGSKWRLLAQIFANPHLPEIDDYYEPFTFDYAHLQEAGDARAMPVARPRSLVSGQRLEKIEWGPNWEEILGGEFEKRAKDANFEAVQKEIYGQFENTFMMYLPRLCEHCLNPACVASCPSGSIYKREEDGIVLIDQDKCRGWRMCVSGCPYKKIYYNWQSGKAEKCIFCYPRIEAGQPTVCSETCVGRIRYLGVLLYDADRIGEAASAENETDLYEAQLSLFLDPNDPAVIAQAERDGVPAAWLDAARRSPAYKMAIDWKIAFPLHPEYRTLPMVWYVPPLSPINAAANSGALGMNGYLPDVESLRIPLRYLANLLTAGDEAPVKLALERLLAMRGFMRARHVDGVDARGVLDQVGLSLAQVEEMYRYLAIANYEDRFVVPTTHREYAENAYDLRASCGFSFGNGCSDGRSEASLFSPRKGRKTIPIRGAS, encoded by the coding sequence ATGAAGGTACGCGCACAGATCGCGATGGTGCTGAACCTCGACAAGTGCATCGGCTGCCATACCTGCTCGGTGACCTGCAAGAACGTGTGGACGAGCCGCGACGGGATGGAATACGCGTGGTTCAACAACGTCGAGACGAAGCCGGGCATCGGCTATCCGAAGGACTGGGAGAACCAGGCGCGCTGGCGCGGCGGCTGGAAGCGGCGCGCGGACGGCAAGATCGAGCCGCGGCTCGGCAGCAAGTGGCGGCTGCTCGCGCAGATCTTCGCGAACCCGCACCTGCCGGAGATCGACGACTACTACGAGCCGTTCACGTTCGACTACGCGCACCTGCAGGAAGCGGGCGACGCGCGCGCGATGCCGGTTGCGCGGCCGCGCTCGCTGGTGAGCGGCCAGCGGCTCGAGAAGATCGAGTGGGGCCCGAACTGGGAAGAAATCCTCGGCGGCGAATTCGAGAAGCGCGCGAAGGACGCCAACTTCGAGGCGGTGCAGAAGGAGATCTACGGGCAGTTCGAGAACACCTTCATGATGTACCTGCCGCGCCTGTGCGAGCACTGCCTGAACCCGGCGTGCGTCGCGTCGTGCCCGTCCGGCTCGATCTACAAGCGCGAGGAGGACGGCATCGTGCTGATCGACCAGGACAAGTGCCGCGGCTGGCGCATGTGCGTGTCCGGATGCCCGTACAAGAAGATCTACTACAACTGGCAGAGCGGCAAGGCGGAGAAGTGCATCTTCTGCTATCCGCGCATCGAGGCGGGCCAGCCGACCGTGTGCTCGGAAACCTGCGTCGGGCGCATCCGCTATCTGGGCGTGCTGCTGTACGACGCGGACCGGATCGGCGAAGCGGCGAGCGCGGAGAACGAAACCGACCTGTATGAAGCGCAACTGTCGCTGTTCCTCGACCCGAACGATCCCGCCGTGATCGCGCAGGCGGAACGCGACGGCGTGCCGGCCGCATGGCTCGACGCCGCGCGGCGCTCGCCGGCGTACAAGATGGCGATCGACTGGAAGATCGCGTTCCCGCTTCATCCCGAATACCGGACGCTGCCGATGGTCTGGTACGTGCCGCCGCTGTCGCCGATCAACGCGGCCGCGAACAGCGGCGCGCTCGGGATGAACGGCTACCTGCCGGACGTCGAGTCGCTGCGGATTCCGCTGCGCTACCTCGCGAACCTGCTGACGGCGGGCGACGAGGCGCCGGTGAAGCTTGCGCTCGAACGGCTGCTCGCGATGCGCGGCTTCATGCGCGCGCGCCACGTCGACGGCGTCGATGCGCGGGGCGTGCTGGACCAGGTCGGCCTGTCGCTCGCGCAGGTCGAGGAGATGTACCGCTATCTCGCGATCGCGAACTACGAGGACCGTTTCGTGGTCCCGACCACGCACCGCGAATACGCGGAAAACGCCTACGACCTGCGCGCGTCGTGCGGCTTCTCGTTCGGCAACGGCTGCTCGGACGGCCGCTCCGAGGCGAGCCTGTTCAGCCCGCGAAAGGGCAGGAAGACGATTCCGATCCGGGGGGCATCCTGA